One window of the Zea mays cultivar B73 chromosome 3, Zm-B73-REFERENCE-NAM-5.0, whole genome shotgun sequence genome contains the following:
- the LOC103650603 gene encoding glutathione S-transferase T3-like — protein sequence MLVSAYLNVSKDPITGRYKKEGTFWEIVWKYFNKNRKFESDRNWSSLKHRWLAIQKEVNIFQGYYDAIERKDQSGKTSDDKLAEAKAEFRERQHGRAFSVFHVWMILRHEPKWAFRESKLKDPQETNNASSDAPINIDRPPGRKAEKEKARARKHGACDVDGDPFFEELKKMRESQEENDKDRKALDEKFYELEKIKVEAEQDRQVKEIMQTDTSTMDDESKQYFKLMKKEILIRRFGSSQP from the exons ATGTTGGTTTCTGCTTATCTTAATGTAAGCAAAGATCCCATTACCGGTAGATATAAAAAAGAAGGCACATTTTGGGAGATAGTATGGAAATATTTTAACAAGAACAGGAAATTCGAGTCCGATCGTAATTGGTCATCATTGAAACATCGATGGCTTGCTATTCAGAAGGAAGTGAATATTTTTCAAGGTTACTATGATGCCATAGAAAGGAAAGATCAAAGTGGCAAGACGAGTGATGACAAG CTTGCTGAAGCAAAGGCAGAATTTCGGGAAAGACAACATGGGAGGGCATTCTCTGTCTTCCATGTGTGGATGATTCTTAGGCATGAGCCAAAGTGGGCATTCAGAGAATCAAAGCTAAAAGACCCACAAGAAACAAATAATGCTAGTAGTGATGCTCCTATCAACATTGATAGACCACCAGGGAGAAAAGCTGAGAAGGAAAAAGCACGGGCTAGAAAGCATGGTGCCTGTGATGTTGATGGTGATCCTTTCTTTGAAGAATTAAAAAAGATGAGAGAATCCCAGGAAGAAAATGACAAAGACCGAAAGGCCCTTGATGAGAAGTTCTATGAGTTGGAAAAGATTAAGGTTGAAGCAGAGCAAGATCGTCAAGTCAAAGAGATAATGCAAACTGACACAAGCACAATGGATGACGAATCAAAACAATACTTCAAGTTGATGAAAAAAGAGATTTTGATTCGTCGTTTTGGGAGTAGTCAGCCATAG